One region of Haloprofundus salilacus genomic DNA includes:
- a CDS encoding ABC transporter permease — MSESPSSGATKPAVTTGVRPWLRLLVAIARKQFTLIIRYPINTVSQVFGLYVFFALIFFGGRAVGGAAFGESLNAIIVGFFLFTMTIVAYSGLAWDVTREAQWGTLEQLFMSPFGFGRVMAAKAAVNVCFSLLWGAVILASMLVTTGRSLSVDLLTVVPVGVLTIASALGVGFVFAGLALVYKRIENLFQLIQFAFVALIAAPVEAVPAVRFLPLALGSALLREAMTQGTALWQFPATDLAVLGATAVGYLAVGAYVFGVASRRARRLGVLGQY; from the coding sequence GTGAGCGAGTCGCCGTCGTCGGGTGCGACGAAACCGGCGGTCACGACCGGCGTCCGGCCGTGGCTTCGACTGCTCGTCGCGATTGCGCGAAAGCAGTTCACGCTGATTATTCGCTATCCGATAAACACCGTCTCGCAGGTGTTCGGGCTGTACGTTTTCTTCGCGCTCATCTTCTTCGGCGGACGGGCCGTCGGCGGCGCGGCGTTCGGCGAGTCGCTCAACGCCATCATCGTCGGCTTCTTCCTGTTCACGATGACCATCGTCGCCTATTCGGGACTGGCGTGGGACGTGACCCGCGAGGCGCAGTGGGGGACGCTCGAACAACTGTTCATGTCGCCGTTCGGGTTCGGCCGCGTGATGGCGGCGAAGGCGGCGGTGAACGTCTGCTTTAGCCTGCTGTGGGGCGCGGTGATTCTCGCCTCGATGCTCGTGACGACGGGGCGGTCGCTCTCCGTCGATTTACTCACCGTCGTCCCCGTCGGCGTGTTGACCATCGCGTCGGCGCTCGGCGTCGGCTTCGTCTTCGCGGGCCTCGCGCTCGTCTACAAGCGCATCGAGAACCTGTTTCAGCTGATCCAGTTCGCGTTCGTCGCGCTCATCGCCGCCCCGGTGGAGGCGGTTCCGGCGGTTCGGTTCTTGCCACTGGCGCTGGGGAGTGCGCTCCTCCGCGAGGCGATGACGCAGGGCACCGCCCTCTGGCAGTTCCCGGCGACGGACCTCGCCGTCCTCGGGGCGACCGCGGTCGGCTATCTCGCCGTCGGCGCGTACGTTTTCGGCGTCGCGAGTCGTCGGGCGCGACGACTCGGTGTGCTGGGACAGTACTGA
- the nuoK gene encoding NADH-quinone oxidoreductase subunit NuoK produces MVPPQYYLLLSAAIFCIGLFGILTRRNALLFLMSVELMLNAANINLVAFSVYWGNVTGQTLSLFTMALAAAEVAVGIGIILALYRNFGDVDVTDATSMRW; encoded by the coding sequence ATGGTTCCGCCGCAGTACTACCTGCTGCTCTCGGCGGCCATCTTCTGCATCGGCCTGTTCGGCATCCTCACGCGCCGGAACGCGCTGCTGTTCCTGATGTCGGTCGAGTTGATGCTGAACGCAGCGAACATCAACCTCGTCGCGTTCTCCGTCTACTGGGGCAACGTCACGGGCCAAACGCTGAGCCTGTTCACGATGGCGCTGGCGGCCGCGGAGGTCGCCGTCGGCATCGGCATCATCCTCGCGCTCTACCGCAACTTCGGCGACGTAGATGTGACGGACGCGACGTCTATGAGGTGGTAA
- a CDS encoding NADH-quinone oxidoreductase subunit N — MTALASLAALATPLQAGQLPEWTALAPVFILAITGLVLLLIDSIDPDSTDSALLAGVSTLGAVASLAVTAWYLAAGTGQTGGEITLFADAIVVDGMSLFFTAIFTSVVAMVTIASYDYLRGHENQGEFYSLVLFAASGMALMASANSLATVLVSLELSSLPSYVLVAYLKKNRGSVEAGLKYFLIGALSAAVLTFGISLVYAATGSLIFADVAEALAGEGELVGVAGLGVLMVAGGFAFKTASVPFHFWAPEAYEGAPAPVSAFLSSASKAAGFAVAFRVFVEAFPLATTPAGIDWVLAFQILAIVTMTLGNFAAATQENVKRMLAYSSIGHAGYALIGLAALSAGGSANGNVLGASMAHLFVYGFMNTGAFLFIAMVEHWGVGRTFEDYNGLATKAPVACVAMSVFMFSLAGLPPFGGFFSKYFLFFEAIENGFWWLAVVGALNSVLSLFYYSRVVRAMWFEDPSGSFELGSQPVGLYAAVMLAAVATVLLLPGFPPVIETAQTVAATLFA; from the coding sequence ATGACGGCGCTCGCGTCGCTCGCCGCGCTCGCGACGCCGCTTCAGGCGGGACAACTGCCCGAGTGGACGGCGCTTGCGCCGGTGTTCATCCTCGCCATCACGGGGCTTGTGCTCCTACTCATCGACAGCATCGACCCTGATTCGACCGACAGCGCGCTGCTCGCGGGCGTCTCGACGCTCGGTGCCGTCGCGTCGCTCGCGGTGACGGCCTGGTATCTGGCCGCCGGAACCGGTCAGACCGGCGGAGAGATCACGCTGTTCGCCGACGCTATCGTCGTCGACGGGATGAGCCTGTTTTTCACGGCCATCTTCACGAGCGTCGTCGCGATGGTCACCATCGCCAGCTACGACTACCTGCGCGGGCACGAGAACCAGGGCGAGTTCTACTCGTTGGTGCTGTTCGCCGCCAGCGGGATGGCGCTGATGGCGTCGGCGAACTCGCTCGCGACGGTGCTCGTCAGCCTCGAACTCTCCTCGCTGCCGTCGTACGTGCTCGTCGCGTACCTCAAGAAGAACCGCGGCAGCGTCGAGGCGGGGCTGAAGTACTTCCTCATCGGCGCGCTCTCGGCGGCGGTGCTCACGTTCGGTATCAGCCTCGTGTACGCCGCCACCGGGTCGCTCATCTTCGCAGACGTGGCCGAGGCGCTCGCCGGCGAGGGCGAACTCGTCGGCGTCGCCGGTCTCGGCGTGCTGATGGTCGCCGGCGGCTTCGCGTTCAAGACCGCCTCCGTCCCGTTCCACTTCTGGGCGCCGGAGGCGTACGAGGGTGCGCCCGCGCCCGTGTCGGCGTTCCTCTCGTCGGCCTCGAAGGCCGCCGGGTTCGCCGTCGCGTTCCGGGTCTTCGTCGAGGCGTTCCCGCTGGCGACGACTCCCGCGGGAATCGACTGGGTGCTCGCGTTCCAGATTCTGGCCATCGTCACGATGACGCTCGGCAACTTCGCCGCGGCGACCCAGGAGAACGTCAAGCGGATGCTCGCGTACTCCAGCATCGGTCACGCCGGCTACGCGCTCATCGGTCTCGCGGCGCTCTCGGCGGGCGGCAGCGCCAACGGCAACGTGCTCGGCGCGAGCATGGCGCACCTGTTCGTCTACGGCTTCATGAACACCGGCGCGTTCCTCTTCATCGCGATGGTGGAGCATTGGGGCGTCGGCCGCACGTTCGAGGACTACAACGGGCTGGCGACGAAGGCGCCCGTCGCGTGTGTCGCGATGTCCGTCTTCATGTTCAGCCTCGCCGGTCTACCGCCGTTCGGCGGCTTCTTCTCGAAGTACTTCCTGTTCTTCGAGGCCATCGAGAACGGCTTCTGGTGGCTCGCCGTCGTCGGCGCGCTCAACAGCGTGCTGTCGCTGTTCTACTACAGCCGCGTCGTGCGGGCGATGTGGTTCGAGGACCCGAGCGGGTCGTTCGAACTCGGTAGCCAGCCCGTCGGGCTGTACGCCGCCGTCATGCTCGCCGCCGTCGCCACCGTCCTGCTCCTGCCCGGCTTCCCGCCGGTCATCGAGACGGCGCAGACCGTCGCGGCGACGCTGTTCGCCTGA
- a CDS encoding DUF7543 family protein produces the protein MGWTEAETTDRLTEWERDDGWATIRLRESRAGRWVVRLDRLEQAPDGQTYRRDSAETREAALELVDEWQAAFDVPGT, from the coding sequence ATGGGCTGGACGGAAGCCGAGACCACGGACCGACTGACCGAGTGGGAACGAGACGACGGATGGGCGACGATACGCCTGCGAGAGAGCAGAGCGGGTAGATGGGTCGTTCGACTCGACCGACTCGAACAGGCGCCGGACGGCCAAACCTACCGCCGCGACTCCGCCGAGACGCGCGAGGCGGCGCTCGAACTCGTCGACGAGTGGCAAGCGGCGTTCGACGTGCCGGGGACGTGA
- a CDS encoding ABC transporter ATP-binding protein produces the protein MDGTRSPPAIFVRNLTKVYGDETDDGVRAVSDLSLDVEAGTVVGILGPNGAGKTTAIKCMLGLVVPTAGEVRIHGIDVQSDTRRAYRRVAAMLEGARNVYWRLSVRENLDFFSSLAGQKRADARRRQDRLLKQLGLAEKADTAVNDLSRGMKQKASLAATLSRGTDVVFLDEPTLGLDVESSLELRRELRRLAEREAMTIVLSSHDMSVVEDVCDRVVIVDDGEIVADDTVENLIDLFRTQSYRLVLDGDVPPSVRERLESGYDASEWERLAEKSDDDATDPDRTRVTVSVADGDRLYELLGVLREAGVSLRRIDSVDPDLTDAFLGLTDRNEKRVRPDRPSVAVDAGGGGDSGTEHVENPEPDGGDA, from the coding sequence ATGGACGGCACACGGTCCCCGCCGGCAATCTTCGTCAGGAACCTCACGAAAGTGTACGGCGACGAGACGGACGATGGCGTCCGCGCCGTCTCCGACCTCTCGCTCGACGTCGAGGCGGGGACCGTCGTCGGGATTCTCGGTCCCAACGGCGCGGGGAAGACGACGGCCATCAAATGCATGCTGGGGCTCGTCGTTCCGACGGCGGGAGAAGTGCGCATCCACGGCATCGACGTTCAGAGCGACACGCGGCGGGCGTACCGCCGCGTGGCCGCGATGCTAGAGGGCGCGCGCAACGTCTACTGGCGACTGTCGGTCAGGGAGAATCTCGACTTCTTCTCCAGTCTCGCCGGACAGAAGCGCGCGGACGCCCGCCGGAGACAGGACCGCCTCCTGAAGCAACTCGGACTGGCCGAGAAGGCCGATACCGCCGTCAACGACCTCTCGCGCGGGATGAAACAGAAGGCATCGCTAGCGGCGACGCTCTCGCGCGGCACCGACGTGGTGTTTCTGGACGAACCGACGCTCGGTCTCGACGTGGAGAGTTCGCTCGAACTCCGTCGGGAACTCCGGCGACTGGCCGAGCGCGAGGCGATGACCATCGTGCTGAGCAGCCACGACATGAGCGTCGTCGAGGACGTCTGCGACCGCGTCGTCATCGTCGACGACGGCGAAATCGTCGCCGACGACACAGTGGAGAATCTCATCGACCTCTTCCGGACGCAGTCGTACCGCCTCGTCCTCGACGGCGACGTGCCGCCGAGCGTTCGAGAGCGACTCGAATCGGGTTACGACGCCTCCGAGTGGGAACGACTCGCCGAAAAGAGCGACGACGACGCCACCGACCCCGACAGAACGCGCGTCACCGTCTCGGTTGCCGACGGCGACCGGCTGTACGAACTGCTTGGCGTCCTCCGCGAAGCGGGCGTCTCGCTCCGACGCATCGACAGCGTCGACCCGGACCTCACGGACGCGTTCTTGGGGCTGACCGACCGCAATGAGAAGAGAGTCCGCCCCGACCGGCCGTCGGTGGCCGTCGACGCAGGCGGTGGGGGCGACTCCGGCACGGAGCACGTCGAAAATCCCGAACCCGACGGAGGCGACGCGTGA
- the nuoL gene encoding NADH-quinone oxidoreductase subunit L — translation MVGAFDFVPAIVLLPFFSFLIALFAGKYMPKGGALAGITATAGSLLLSIWTVLTVAGGATLQQTLYTWAGGEELPFELTFGLLIDPLSAMMLLIVTLIAFLVHVFSLGYMNDEGETGLPRYYAGLGLFSASMLGFVVADNLLMAFMFFELVGLCSFLLIGFWFREDAPPSAAKKAFLVTRFGDYFFLVGVVAVFATFGTAAFAGEGSFPALAEAALAGEGGDVTTFFGLDPQAWFTVVGLLVLGGVVGKSAQFPLHTWLPDAMEGPTPVSALIHAATMVAAGVYLVARMYGFYALTPTTLAIIAFIGGFTALFAATMGVVKREIKQVLAYSTISQYGYMMLALGSGGYIAATFHLMTHAFFKALLFLGAGSVIIAMHHNENMWDMGGLKERMPTTYYTFLAGSLALAGIFPFSGFWSKDEVLYEALAHGLGGSPLLLAAWAMGLLAVFFTGFYTFRMVFLTFHGKPRTETARNPHGVRWNVKGPLAVLGVLAVVAGFINMVPVAKLTGLHIEFLHDWLAHGPAGLTSEYYGELVHDYAGYSTGSIGSELVTVLLSGGLSLGLALAGSALAYSLYNVPEPVEHTDRLGSIKTVLFNNYYQDEYQVWLANGVTRGVSRAADKFDQGVVDGVVNGISSVSLFSGGRVRRIQTGVVSNYAALLTLGLIALLVIVGVSGGWFV, via the coding sequence ATGGTAGGTGCATTCGACTTCGTTCCGGCGATCGTTCTCCTGCCGTTCTTCTCGTTCCTGATAGCGCTCTTCGCGGGCAAGTACATGCCCAAAGGGGGCGCGCTCGCGGGCATCACGGCCACCGCAGGGTCGCTGCTGCTCTCGATATGGACGGTACTGACGGTAGCGGGCGGCGCAACGCTTCAACAGACACTGTACACGTGGGCGGGCGGGGAGGAGCTCCCGTTCGAGCTGACGTTCGGACTGCTCATCGACCCGTTGTCGGCGATGATGCTGCTTATCGTCACGCTCATCGCGTTCCTCGTCCACGTGTTCAGCCTCGGTTACATGAATGACGAGGGCGAGACCGGTCTTCCACGGTACTACGCCGGTCTCGGCCTGTTCTCGGCGTCGATGCTCGGCTTCGTCGTCGCGGACAACCTGCTGATGGCGTTCATGTTCTTCGAGCTGGTCGGGCTCTGCTCGTTCCTGCTCATCGGCTTCTGGTTCCGCGAGGACGCGCCGCCGAGCGCGGCGAAGAAAGCGTTCCTCGTCACGCGCTTCGGCGACTACTTCTTCCTCGTCGGCGTCGTCGCCGTCTTCGCCACGTTCGGCACGGCGGCGTTCGCGGGTGAGGGAAGCTTCCCGGCGCTCGCGGAGGCAGCGCTCGCGGGCGAGGGCGGCGACGTGACCACGTTCTTCGGACTTGACCCGCAGGCGTGGTTCACCGTCGTCGGCCTGCTCGTCCTCGGCGGCGTCGTGGGCAAGTCCGCGCAGTTCCCGCTGCACACGTGGCTGCCCGACGCCATGGAGGGTCCGACCCCCGTGTCGGCGCTCATCCACGCTGCGACGATGGTCGCCGCCGGCGTCTACCTCGTCGCCCGGATGTACGGCTTCTACGCGCTCACCCCGACGACGCTCGCCATCATCGCGTTCATCGGTGGCTTCACCGCCCTATTCGCGGCGACGATGGGCGTCGTCAAGCGCGAGATCAAACAGGTGCTCGCGTACTCGACCATCTCCCAGTACGGCTACATGATGCTCGCGCTGGGTTCGGGCGGCTACATCGCCGCAACCTTCCACCTGATGACGCACGCGTTCTTCAAGGCGCTGCTGTTCCTGGGTGCGGGGTCGGTCATCATCGCGATGCACCACAACGAGAACATGTGGGACATGGGCGGCCTCAAGGAGCGCATGCCCACGACGTACTACACGTTCCTCGCCGGGTCGCTTGCGCTCGCGGGCATCTTCCCGTTCTCGGGCTTCTGGTCGAAAGACGAGGTGCTCTACGAGGCGCTCGCACACGGTCTCGGCGGCAGTCCGCTGCTGCTCGCCGCGTGGGCGATGGGTCTGCTCGCGGTGTTCTTCACCGGCTTCTACACCTTCCGAATGGTCTTCCTGACCTTCCACGGGAAGCCGCGAACGGAGACGGCGCGCAACCCGCACGGCGTCCGCTGGAACGTCAAAGGGCCGCTCGCGGTCCTCGGCGTGCTCGCCGTCGTCGCTGGCTTCATCAACATGGTGCCGGTGGCGAAGCTGACGGGGCTACACATCGAGTTCCTGCACGACTGGCTTGCCCACGGCCCCGCCGGCCTCACGAGCGAGTACTACGGCGAACTCGTCCACGACTACGCGGGATACTCGACGGGCTCCATCGGCAGCGAACTGGTGACGGTGCTGCTGTCAGGCGGCCTCTCGCTGGGCCTCGCGCTCGCGGGGTCGGCGCTCGCCTACTCGCTGTACAACGTCCCCGAACCGGTCGAACACACCGACCGCCTCGGGAGCATCAAGACGGTACTGTTCAACAACTACTACCAGGACGAGTACCAGGTGTGGCTCGCCAACGGCGTCACTCGCGGCGTCTCACGCGCGGCCGACAAGTTCGACCAGGGCGTCGTCGACGGCGTCGTCAACGGCATCTCCAGCGTCAGCCTGTTCTCGGGCGGTCGCGTCCGCCGCATCCAGACGGGTGTGGTCAGCAACTACGCGGCGCTGTTGACGCTCGGACTCATCGCACTACTCGTCATCGTCGGCGTTAGCGGAGGTTGGTTCGTATGA
- a CDS encoding CBS pair associated ParBc domain-containing protein, with protein sequence MSGNATVKAYMTREVSTVSPDDTVGNVAHRIVESDGHNGFPVCNGRKVEGFVNARDILMADDDAPIFTVMTDDIIVAHPEMKLTDAARVILRSGIQKLPVVDDAGNLVGIISNTDVIRSQIERATPEKVGKLMRTLEQIHDVSVHEERRKISLSSLIPTQGRVYADELEGRKYELERGLAEPLVVIDNDGTMLLADGHHRVLAADRIEMSEMDAYVIVVDDVVELGMQRTAEKEGLSSIDDIDIVDYARHPLIETTKRLQQ encoded by the coding sequence ATGTCGGGAAACGCCACGGTGAAAGCGTACATGACTCGGGAGGTGTCGACCGTCTCGCCGGACGACACGGTCGGCAACGTCGCCCACCGAATCGTCGAAAGCGACGGGCACAACGGTTTTCCCGTCTGTAACGGCCGGAAGGTCGAAGGGTTCGTCAACGCCCGCGACATCCTGATGGCCGACGACGACGCCCCCATCTTCACCGTGATGACCGACGACATCATCGTCGCCCACCCGGAAATGAAGCTGACCGACGCCGCCCGCGTCATCCTCCGGTCGGGTATCCAGAAACTGCCCGTCGTCGACGACGCGGGCAACCTCGTCGGGATTATCTCGAATACCGATGTCATCAGAAGCCAGATAGAGCGCGCGACGCCCGAGAAGGTGGGAAAACTGATGCGGACGCTCGAACAGATTCACGACGTGTCGGTCCACGAGGAGCGCCGAAAGATCTCACTCTCCTCGCTCATTCCGACGCAGGGGCGCGTTTACGCCGACGAACTCGAAGGTCGAAAGTACGAACTTGAACGCGGCCTCGCCGAACCGCTCGTCGTCATCGACAACGACGGGACGATGCTCCTGGCCGACGGCCACCACCGAGTGCTCGCCGCCGACCGAATCGAGATGTCGGAGATGGACGCGTACGTCATCGTCGTCGACGACGTGGTGGAACTCGGGATGCAGCGAACCGCCGAGAAGGAGGGACTCTCCTCCATCGACGACATCGACATCGTCGACTACGCGCGCCACCCGCTCATCGAGACGACCAAACGGTTACAGCAGTAG
- a CDS encoding DHH family phosphoesterase, which yields MVRWLLLGCGPVGHAILEMLSERSGRVRVVTDDRERVTSLREEGIRATHGDPTDSSNYPPTADIVLVVGEDAECNIEAIQSARGRYPNAQVLSYAGVEVDPDCIEKLVAAADRVVDATAVLTDHVVEMVDREPARRLRRLLTVLRELDGPLAVVTHDNPDPDAIASAVALCRIAEYVGVDADACYFGEISHQENRALVNLLDLSLRNVESPEELEQYAGIALVDHSRPGVNDGLDPETFVDIVIDHHPPRAPVEARFVDLRSEVGATSTLLADYLERLGRDLDRTVATALLYGIRVDTKDFTREVSKTDFEATAYLLERVDVSVLERVETPSMSADVFETIAGAIRNRETHGTAVASCVGEIRDRDALAQAAERLLDMEGVQVSLVYGYKDGTVYVSGRARGSDIDLGETLRDALGQIGSAGGHADMAGAQLPLGILEDVGDDAKESLTDVVRGIVSGRFFETLDTAPAPEVSDAEALALEFPLEDRT from the coding sequence ATGGTGAGGTGGCTGCTGCTCGGCTGCGGTCCGGTCGGCCACGCGATACTGGAGATGCTGTCGGAGCGCTCCGGACGCGTTCGGGTGGTCACCGACGATCGAGAACGCGTGACGTCGCTCCGCGAGGAGGGTATCCGGGCGACCCACGGCGACCCGACCGACTCGAGTAACTACCCACCGACGGCGGACATCGTCCTCGTCGTGGGCGAGGACGCCGAGTGTAACATCGAAGCCATCCAGAGCGCGAGAGGTCGGTATCCGAACGCCCAGGTCCTTTCGTACGCGGGGGTCGAAGTCGATCCCGACTGTATCGAGAAACTCGTCGCCGCCGCCGACCGCGTCGTCGACGCGACGGCGGTGTTGACCGACCACGTCGTCGAGATGGTCGACCGCGAACCCGCTCGCCGCCTCCGTCGACTGCTCACGGTGCTCCGCGAGTTGGACGGCCCGCTCGCGGTCGTCACCCACGACAACCCAGACCCCGACGCCATCGCGAGCGCCGTCGCGCTCTGTCGCATCGCCGAGTACGTCGGCGTCGACGCCGACGCCTGCTACTTCGGCGAGATATCTCACCAGGAGAATCGTGCGCTGGTCAACCTGCTGGACCTCTCGCTGCGGAACGTCGAGTCGCCGGAGGAGCTCGAGCAGTACGCCGGTATCGCGCTCGTCGACCACTCGCGACCCGGCGTCAACGACGGGTTGGACCCCGAGACGTTCGTCGACATCGTCATCGACCACCACCCGCCGCGCGCGCCCGTGGAAGCCCGGTTCGTCGACCTCAGAAGCGAGGTGGGCGCGACGAGCACGCTGTTGGCCGACTACTTAGAGCGACTCGGCCGCGACCTGGATAGAACGGTCGCGACGGCGCTGCTGTACGGAATCCGCGTCGATACGAAGGATTTCACCCGCGAGGTGTCGAAAACCGACTTCGAGGCAACTGCGTACCTGCTCGAACGCGTCGACGTGTCGGTGCTCGAACGCGTCGAGACGCCGAGCATGAGCGCCGACGTGTTCGAGACGATCGCCGGCGCCATCCGCAACCGCGAAACTCACGGCACCGCGGTAGCCTCCTGCGTCGGTGAGATACGCGACCGAGACGCGCTCGCGCAGGCCGCGGAGCGACTGCTCGACATGGAGGGGGTGCAGGTGTCGCTCGTCTACGGCTACAAGGACGGGACCGTCTACGTCTCCGGGCGCGCACGCGGATCCGACATCGACCTCGGCGAGACGCTCAGAGACGCGCTCGGCCAGATCGGGAGCGCGGGCGGCCACGCCGACATGGCGGGCGCGCAACTCCCGCTCGGCATCCTCGAAGACGTCGGCGACGACGCCAAGGAGTCGCTGACCGACGTCGTCCGCGGCATCGTCAGCGGTCGGTTCTTTGAGACGCTCGACACCGCGCCCGCGCCGGAGGTCAGCGACGCCGAGGCGCTGGCGCTGGAGTTCCCGCTCGAGGACCGAACCTGA
- a CDS encoding complex I subunit 4 family protein → MIIEALIAFTFVAALVTFVLPDRLAGRGAFALSLVPVLGSLYMWSQFDASGNALLQGGQTAFETVIPWLQVAGYEISWYVGVDGISLPLVVLTTVLTSLAIVSAWTPIQHRQSQFFGLMLFMEANLLGVFTALDFFLWFIFWEAVLVPMYFLIGVWGGPRRKYAAIKFFVYTNAASLIMFIGFMALVLGLGDSTSSFALPEIAQALRAGELGSFYGLDASTLQLVAFAAMFFGFAVKVPVVPVHTWLPDAHVEAPTPVSVMLAGVLLKMGTYALLRFNFTMLPEVAVEYAPLIAAIAVISVIYGAMLALAQQDLKRIVAYSSVSSMGYVILGLVAYTAYGVGGATFQMVAHGLISGLMFMSVGVIYNTTHTRMVGDMSGMADRMPVTTGILIAGAFGYMGLPLMAGFAAEFFIFAGAFQSTVIAGNGLALFTAAAMFGIVIVAGYLLFAMQRTLFGPFRLDTDYEVGPAPLHDTLPLAVLLVCIIALGVAPEIFFNMITDAVDPVIGGVLQ, encoded by the coding sequence ATGATAATCGAAGCGCTCATCGCATTCACGTTCGTCGCCGCACTGGTCACGTTCGTCCTTCCGGACCGACTGGCCGGCCGCGGCGCGTTCGCTCTCAGTCTGGTTCCCGTCCTCGGGAGCCTCTACATGTGGTCGCAGTTCGACGCGTCCGGCAACGCCCTGCTGCAGGGCGGCCAGACCGCGTTCGAGACAGTCATCCCGTGGCTGCAGGTCGCAGGCTACGAGATCTCGTGGTACGTCGGCGTCGACGGCATCAGTCTGCCGCTCGTCGTGTTGACGACGGTGCTCACCTCGCTCGCAATCGTGAGCGCGTGGACGCCGATTCAGCACCGCCAGTCGCAGTTCTTCGGCCTCATGCTGTTCATGGAGGCGAACCTGCTCGGCGTGTTCACGGCGCTGGACTTCTTCCTCTGGTTCATCTTCTGGGAGGCCGTCCTCGTGCCGATGTACTTCCTCATCGGCGTCTGGGGCGGTCCGCGCCGGAAGTACGCCGCTATCAAGTTCTTCGTCTACACGAACGCGGCGTCGCTCATCATGTTCATCGGCTTCATGGCGCTCGTGCTGGGTCTCGGCGACTCAACGTCGTCGTTCGCGCTGCCCGAAATCGCGCAGGCGCTGCGCGCCGGCGAACTCGGGTCGTTCTACGGCCTCGACGCGAGCACGCTGCAGCTCGTCGCCTTCGCGGCGATGTTCTTCGGCTTCGCGGTGAAGGTGCCGGTCGTCCCGGTGCACACGTGGCTGCCGGACGCTCACGTCGAAGCGCCGACGCCGGTGTCGGTGATGCTGGCGGGCGTCCTCCTGAAGATGGGGACGTACGCCTTGCTTCGATTCAACTTCACGATGCTGCCGGAGGTCGCCGTCGAGTACGCGCCGCTCATCGCGGCCATCGCGGTCATCAGCGTCATCTACGGCGCGATGCTCGCGCTCGCACAGCAGGACCTCAAGCGCATCGTCGCGTACTCCTCTGTCTCGTCGATGGGGTACGTCATCCTCGGCCTCGTCGCCTACACCGCCTACGGTGTCGGCGGCGCGACGTTCCAGATGGTCGCCCACGGTCTCATCTCGGGACTGATGTTCATGTCGGTCGGCGTCATCTACAACACGACCCACACTCGGATGGTCGGCGACATGTCCGGGATGGCCGACCGGATGCCCGTCACGACGGGTATCCTCATCGCGGGCGCGTTCGGCTACATGGGTCTGCCGCTGATGGCCGGCTTCGCCGCGGAGTTCTTCATCTTCGCGGGCGCGTTCCAGTCGACAGTTATCGCCGGAAACGGCCTCGCGCTGTTCACGGCGGCGGCGATGTTCGGCATCGTCATCGTCGCGGGCTATCTGCTGTTCGCGATGCAGCGGACGCTGTTCGGGCCGTTCCGCCTCGACACCGACTACGAGGTCGGTCCCGCGCCGCTGCACGACACGCTACCGCTCGCGGTGCTGCTCGTCTGCATCATCGCGCTCGGCGTCGCACCGGAGATATTCTTCAACATGATCACCGACGCGGTTGACCCGGTCATCGGAGGTGTGCTGCAATGA